The following are encoded in a window of Manihot esculenta cultivar AM560-2 chromosome 8, M.esculenta_v8, whole genome shotgun sequence genomic DNA:
- the LOC110620922 gene encoding superoxide dismutase [Cu-Zn] 2, with protein MAGAGAVKAVALITGEPHVKGSLQFVQRPNGPTHITGKITGLSPGLHGFHIHALGDTTNGCNSTGPHFNPLKKDHGSPADEERHAGDLGNIFAGSDGIAEISVKDMQIPLSGPHSILGRAVVVHADPDDLGKGGHELSKTTGNAGARVGCGIIGLQSSV; from the exons ATGGCAGGAGCAGGTGCTGTGAAAGCGGTGGCACTCATCACCGGAGAACCCCATGTCAAAGGCTCTCTTCAGTTCGTCCAACGCCCCAATG GGCCTACCCATATCACAGGGAAGATAACAGGCCTATCACCAGGCCTTCATGGCTTCCATATTCATGCTCTTGGTGACACCACCAATGGCTGTAATTCCACTG GACCTCATTTCAATCCATTGAAGAAGGACCATGGAAGTCCAGCGGATGAAGAACGTCACGCAGGGGATTTGGGCAACATTTTTGCTGGCTCAGATG GAATAGCTGAGATCTCAGTTAAGGACATGCAG ATACCACTGAGTGGGCCACATTCCATATTGGGGAGGGCGGTTGTTGTGCATGCTGATCCTGATGATCTTGGAAAAG GTGGACATGAACTTAGCAAGACTACTGGGAATGCTGGTGCCAGAGTTGGATGTG GCATCATTGGACTTCAATCATCTGTTTAG
- the LOC110621419 gene encoding ethylene-responsive transcription factor ERN1 has protein sequence MEIQFQQQKQHKKSGVLMNKTSKFKGRNKSNNNNNKFVGVRQRPSGRWVAEIKDTTQKIRMWLGTFETAEEAARAYDQAACLLRGSNTRTNFITHVSLDSPLASRIRNLLNNKKSGQEQPREEENLEISTPSTSILSRENLEVSTPSNSTLSSSSSASDTNTPSNEIINDTQFFDNVYKPDMSNCREEFELGSSPSDLSWSSGPGFDRFPFSQEVLDFPRHTLLPETITSHLEFTEFDRMKVERQISASLYAMNGVQEYMETVHDPVEAFWDLPPIY, from the coding sequence ATGGAAATTCAGTTCCAACAACAAAAGCAGCATAAGAAATCTGGTGTTCTGATGAACAAGACAAGCAAATTCAAGGGAAGAAATAAGtctaacaacaacaacaacaagtTTGTTGGTGTTAGGCAAAGGCCTTCAGGGAGATGGGTCGCTGAGATCAAAGACACGACACAAAAGATAAGGATGTGGCTCGGCACCTTtgagacagctgaagaagctgCAAGAGCTTATGATCAAGCTGCCTGTCTTCTTCGCGGATCAAATACTCGCACCAACTTCATCACTCATGTCTCCTTGGATTCTCCTCTTGCTTCCAGGATTCGAAATCTTCTCAACAATAAGAAATCAGGACAAGAACAGCCAAGGGAAGAGGAAAATCTTGAAATCTCCACCCCATCAACCAGTATCCTCAGCAGGGAAAATCTTGAAGTCTCTACACCATCAAACAGTACCCTTAGCAGTAGCAGCAGCGCCAGTGATACCAATACTCCTTCTAATGAGATAATCAATGATACCCAGTTCTTTGATAATGTCTACAAACCAGACATGAGCAATTGCAGAGAGGAATTTGAATTGGGTTCTTCACCTTCTGATCTTTCATGGAGTTCTGGACCTGGGTTTGACAGGTTTCCATTTTCTCAGGAGGTTCTGGACTTCCCCAGACATACGCTGTTGCCGGAAACAATTACAAGTCATCTGGAGTTCACAGAATTTGATAGGATGAAAGTGGAGAGACAGATATCAGCATCTTTATATGCCATGAATGGAGTGCAGGAGTATATGGAAACAGTTCATGATCCTGTTGAAGCTTTCTGGGATCTCCCACCAATATATTAA
- the LOC110620710 gene encoding transcription repressor MYB5, with the protein MKNPSSPISRKTTTTTTTPCCTKVGIKRGPWTPEEDELLSSYVKKEGTGRWRTLPSRAGLLRCGKSCRLRWMNYLRPSVKRGRIAPDEEDIILRLHRLLGNRWSLIAGRIPGRTDNEIKNYWNTHLSKKLISQGIDPRTHKPLNPDHNSSQFAKDPNQNSGPKSVNLEETGRTYRVMATKVSQTFNMTNLDHYQNPEVVEDGNDNRLNDNCDALVMELQSDQGHSNEEYHFNGNEDEDTFSSFLESLINENENLFLINQQQQQQQHPNMIAPPVQHGVFSAQPFNNTATWEVEVAPSMAALGDEMLL; encoded by the exons ATGAAGAACCCATCTTCGCCCATCTCCAGGAAGACTACCACTACTACTACTACACCATGCTGCACCAAAGTGGGAATAAAGAGAGGGCCTTGGACTCCAGAAGAGGACGAGCTCTTGTCCAGCTACGTCAAGAAGGAAGGAACTGGACGATGGCGTACGCTGCCTAGTAGGGCGGGGCTGCTTAGATGTGGAAAGAGTTGTCGCCTCCGGTGGATGAATTATCTCCGTCCTTCTGTTAAGAGAGGCCGTATTGCTCCAGATGAGGAAGATATCATTCTTAGGCTTCATAGGTTGCTCGGTAACAG GTGGTCCTTGATAGCTGGGAGGATTCCAGGACGCACAGACAATGAGATCAAGAACTACTGGAATACCCATCTTAGCAAGAAGCTGATTAGCCAAGGGATTGATCCAAGGACCCACAAGCCATTGAACCCTGACCATAATTCCTCTCAGTTTGCCAAAGATCCAAACCAAAATTCAGGCCCGAAATCTGTTAATTTAGAAGAAACTGGCAGGACATATCGAGTTATGGCCACCAAAGTGAGCCAAACTTTCAATATGACTAACCTGGATCATTATCAAAACCCAGAAGTTGTCGAAGATGGTAACGATAACCGGCTGAATGATAATTGTGATGCTCTAGTTATGGAGTTACAAAGTGATCAAGGACACAGCAATGAAGAATATCATTTCAATGGAAATGAAGATGAGGATACTTTTTCTTCGTTTCTGGAATCTTTGATcaatgaaaatgaaaatctcTTCTTGATCAATCAacaacagcagcagcagcagcatccTAATATGATTGCACCTCCGGTTCAACACGGTGTTTTTTCTGCACAGCCATTCAATAATACTGCCACATGGGAAGTTGAAGTTGCACCTTCAATGGCTGCCTTAGGTGACGAGATGCTGCTTTAA
- the LOC110621259 gene encoding protein EMBRYO SAC DEVELOPMENT ARREST 30 isoform X1, with translation MVFKSKIKWIALLVLILSTVSLVVHLSITKFSSSNLVSYAPKDTGLDFPPLSETPSVRYVRNKKLWGVVKSLESLQPYANPRSSYPVPHEKNNGYIYAKIFGGFEKIRSSICDLVTISRLLNATLVIPEIQESIRSKGISRKFKSFSYLYDEEQFIASLKKDVIIVKSLPENLKAARKRSEFPTFKPKSAASPNFYIKEILPKLKKSKVIGLVLADGGCLQSILPPSMYEFQRLRCRVAFHALQFRQEIQVLGHQMVERLRAWGQPFVAFHPGLVRDTLAYHGCAELFQDVHTELVQYQRAQMIKRGILKEELSVDSHLRRENGSCPLMPEEVGLLLRAIGYPPKTTIYMAGSETFGGQRVLIPLRAMFANVVDRTSVCSKQELFDLVGPEPPLSVDSFKLPPLKSEKQLKDEWQRAGPRPRPLPPPPDRPIYRHEKEGWYGWITETKSEPDPSPMDLRRQAHKLLWDALDYIVSVEADTFFPGFNNDGSGWPDFSSLVMGQRLYESAASRTYRPDRKAFAKLFNITRNDMYHPKHNWTLAVRELLNKSLGEDGLVRQSLLSKPSSFLSHPLPECSCRISSAEFQTPLEDIDGRYLYGGEDECPEWMQHGQEALSSESIGLEGAKHDDNESEYENETVQQESDDSGGKSSLTLSIDQDDEWDPND, from the exons ATGGTATTCAAATCGAAGATAAAATGGATAGCTTTGTTAGTACTGATACTGTCGACGGTATCTCTTGTAGTTCACCTCTCTATAACCAAGTTTTCGAGTTCCAATTTGGTGTCTTATGCTCCAAAGGACACGGGTCTCGATTTCCCTCCTTTATCAGAGACACCG AGTGTTAGATATGTTAGAAATAAGAAGTTATGGGGGGTTGTGAAGTCCTTAGAGTCATTGCAGCCTTATGCCAACCCAAGAAGCAGCTACCCAG TTCCACATGAAAAGAACAATGGTTATATTTATGCAAAAATTTTTGGTGGATTTGAGAAGATAAGATCTTCG ATCTGTGATCTTGTCACCATATCCAGGCTTCTAAATGCTACTCTTGTCATTCCAGAGATTCAAGAAAGTATTCGGTCAAAAGGCATTAG TAGGAAATTCAAGAGTTTTTCCTATCTCTATGACGAGGAACAGTTTATTGCATCACTTAAAAAGGATGTAATCATTGTGAAGAGCCTACCTGAAAATTTGAAGGCAGCTAGAAAAAGAAGTGAGTTCCCAACATTTAAGCCCAAAAGTGCTGCTTCTCCAAATTTTTATATCAAAGAAATTCTGCCTAAGTTGAAGAAATCTAAGGTTATTGGATTGGTGCTTGCTGATGGGGGATGCCTGCAG TCAATTCTTCCACCTAGCATGTATGAGTTTCAGAGGCTTCGGTGCCGTGTTGCTTTTCATGCTCTTCAATTTCGGCAGGAAATTCAGGTCCTTGGTCACCAGATGGTTGAGAG GTTAAGAGCATGGGGTCAACCTTTCGTTGCATTTCATCCTGGTTTAGTGAGAGACACATTGGCGTATCATGGTTGTGCAGAACTTTTTCAG GATGTTCACACTGAACTTGTACAGTATCAAAGGGCACAGATGATCAAGCGAGGTATTCTTAAGGAAGAACTTAGTGTGGATTCACATTTACGTAGAGAAAATGGATCTTGCCCTCTCATGCCAGAAGAG GTTGGACTTCTTCTCCGAGCAATTGGCTATCCTCCCAAAACTACAATTTACATGGCAGGTTCTGAAACTTTTGGTGGTCAACGTGTTCTGATCCCTCTTCGTGCAATGTTTGCTAATGTGGTAGATCGCACTTCAGTGTGCAGCAAGCAAGAGTTGTTTGACTTGGTTGGTCCTGAGCCACCTCTTTCTGTAGATTCCTTTAAACTTCCTCCTCTCAAAAGTGAGAAACAACTTAAGGATGAGTGGCAGAGGGCAGGACCTCGGCCTCGCCCTCTTCCCCCACCTCCAGACCGGCCCATATACCGACATGAAAAAGAAGGCTGGTATGGTTGGATCACTGAGACTAAATCTGAACCAGACCCTTCCCCAATGGATTTAAGAAGGCAGGCACACAAGTTACTCTGGGATGCTCTTGATTACATTGTCTCTGTGGAAGCAGACACATTTTTTCCTGGTTTTAATAATGATGGAAGTGGTTGGCCGGATTTCTCAAGCTTGGTCATGGGACAGCGGCTATATGAAAGTGCTGCTTCTAGAACATATCGACCAGATAG GAAAGCCTTTGCAAAGTTATTCAACATTACCCGCAACGACATGTATCATCCCAAGCATAATTGGACACTCGCAGTGAGGGAACTTCTCAACAAAAGCTTGGGTGAAGATGGCCTAGTCAGGCAATCCCTTTTGTCAAAACCCTCATCTTTTCTATCTCATCCTCTTCCTGAATGCTCTTGTAGAATTTCATCTGCTGAGTTTCAAACTCCACTAGAAGATATTGATGGCCGATACCTATATGGAGGTGAGGATGAATGCCCAGAATGGATGCAGCATGGACAGGAAGCTCTTTCCTCCGAGTCAATTGGGTTGGAAGGAGCTAAACATGATGATAATGAATCTGAATATGAGAATGAGACGGTTCAACAAGAATCTGATGACAGTGGCGGTAAGAGTAGTCTGACTCTATCCATTGATCAGGATGATGAATGGGACCCCAATGACTAG
- the LOC110621259 gene encoding protein EMBRYO SAC DEVELOPMENT ARREST 30 isoform X2 → MVFKSKIKWIALLVLILSTVSLVVHLSITKFSSSNLVSYAPKDTGLDFPPLSETPSVRYVRNKKLWGVVKSLESLQPYANPRSSYPVPHEKNNGYIYAKIFGGFEKIRSSICDLVTISRLLNATLVIPEIQESIRSKGIRKFKSFSYLYDEEQFIASLKKDVIIVKSLPENLKAARKRSEFPTFKPKSAASPNFYIKEILPKLKKSKVIGLVLADGGCLQSILPPSMYEFQRLRCRVAFHALQFRQEIQVLGHQMVERLRAWGQPFVAFHPGLVRDTLAYHGCAELFQDVHTELVQYQRAQMIKRGILKEELSVDSHLRRENGSCPLMPEEVGLLLRAIGYPPKTTIYMAGSETFGGQRVLIPLRAMFANVVDRTSVCSKQELFDLVGPEPPLSVDSFKLPPLKSEKQLKDEWQRAGPRPRPLPPPPDRPIYRHEKEGWYGWITETKSEPDPSPMDLRRQAHKLLWDALDYIVSVEADTFFPGFNNDGSGWPDFSSLVMGQRLYESAASRTYRPDRKAFAKLFNITRNDMYHPKHNWTLAVRELLNKSLGEDGLVRQSLLSKPSSFLSHPLPECSCRISSAEFQTPLEDIDGRYLYGGEDECPEWMQHGQEALSSESIGLEGAKHDDNESEYENETVQQESDDSGGKSSLTLSIDQDDEWDPND, encoded by the exons ATGGTATTCAAATCGAAGATAAAATGGATAGCTTTGTTAGTACTGATACTGTCGACGGTATCTCTTGTAGTTCACCTCTCTATAACCAAGTTTTCGAGTTCCAATTTGGTGTCTTATGCTCCAAAGGACACGGGTCTCGATTTCCCTCCTTTATCAGAGACACCG AGTGTTAGATATGTTAGAAATAAGAAGTTATGGGGGGTTGTGAAGTCCTTAGAGTCATTGCAGCCTTATGCCAACCCAAGAAGCAGCTACCCAG TTCCACATGAAAAGAACAATGGTTATATTTATGCAAAAATTTTTGGTGGATTTGAGAAGATAAGATCTTCG ATCTGTGATCTTGTCACCATATCCAGGCTTCTAAATGCTACTCTTGTCATTCCAGAGATTCAAGAAAGTATTCGGTCAAAAGGCATTAG GAAATTCAAGAGTTTTTCCTATCTCTATGACGAGGAACAGTTTATTGCATCACTTAAAAAGGATGTAATCATTGTGAAGAGCCTACCTGAAAATTTGAAGGCAGCTAGAAAAAGAAGTGAGTTCCCAACATTTAAGCCCAAAAGTGCTGCTTCTCCAAATTTTTATATCAAAGAAATTCTGCCTAAGTTGAAGAAATCTAAGGTTATTGGATTGGTGCTTGCTGATGGGGGATGCCTGCAG TCAATTCTTCCACCTAGCATGTATGAGTTTCAGAGGCTTCGGTGCCGTGTTGCTTTTCATGCTCTTCAATTTCGGCAGGAAATTCAGGTCCTTGGTCACCAGATGGTTGAGAG GTTAAGAGCATGGGGTCAACCTTTCGTTGCATTTCATCCTGGTTTAGTGAGAGACACATTGGCGTATCATGGTTGTGCAGAACTTTTTCAG GATGTTCACACTGAACTTGTACAGTATCAAAGGGCACAGATGATCAAGCGAGGTATTCTTAAGGAAGAACTTAGTGTGGATTCACATTTACGTAGAGAAAATGGATCTTGCCCTCTCATGCCAGAAGAG GTTGGACTTCTTCTCCGAGCAATTGGCTATCCTCCCAAAACTACAATTTACATGGCAGGTTCTGAAACTTTTGGTGGTCAACGTGTTCTGATCCCTCTTCGTGCAATGTTTGCTAATGTGGTAGATCGCACTTCAGTGTGCAGCAAGCAAGAGTTGTTTGACTTGGTTGGTCCTGAGCCACCTCTTTCTGTAGATTCCTTTAAACTTCCTCCTCTCAAAAGTGAGAAACAACTTAAGGATGAGTGGCAGAGGGCAGGACCTCGGCCTCGCCCTCTTCCCCCACCTCCAGACCGGCCCATATACCGACATGAAAAAGAAGGCTGGTATGGTTGGATCACTGAGACTAAATCTGAACCAGACCCTTCCCCAATGGATTTAAGAAGGCAGGCACACAAGTTACTCTGGGATGCTCTTGATTACATTGTCTCTGTGGAAGCAGACACATTTTTTCCTGGTTTTAATAATGATGGAAGTGGTTGGCCGGATTTCTCAAGCTTGGTCATGGGACAGCGGCTATATGAAAGTGCTGCTTCTAGAACATATCGACCAGATAG GAAAGCCTTTGCAAAGTTATTCAACATTACCCGCAACGACATGTATCATCCCAAGCATAATTGGACACTCGCAGTGAGGGAACTTCTCAACAAAAGCTTGGGTGAAGATGGCCTAGTCAGGCAATCCCTTTTGTCAAAACCCTCATCTTTTCTATCTCATCCTCTTCCTGAATGCTCTTGTAGAATTTCATCTGCTGAGTTTCAAACTCCACTAGAAGATATTGATGGCCGATACCTATATGGAGGTGAGGATGAATGCCCAGAATGGATGCAGCATGGACAGGAAGCTCTTTCCTCCGAGTCAATTGGGTTGGAAGGAGCTAAACATGATGATAATGAATCTGAATATGAGAATGAGACGGTTCAACAAGAATCTGATGACAGTGGCGGTAAGAGTAGTCTGACTCTATCCATTGATCAGGATGATGAATGGGACCCCAATGACTAG